Proteins found in one Crassostrea angulata isolate pt1a10 chromosome 3, ASM2561291v2, whole genome shotgun sequence genomic segment:
- the LOC128175635 gene encoding striatin-3-like isoform X1, whose translation MNDGEGPGSQHAGQLGPVSGAMGMMTKQQADDVGQRPQYSMPGILHFLQTEWARFEMERSQWEVERAELQARIAFLQGERKGQENLKQDLVRRIKMLEFALKQERAKYHKLKYGTELNQEDLKPPSLEKKEEDAVDGEVMPSAGNVSWRQGRHLLRQYLQEIGYTDTIIDVRSARVRSLLGLQAHAAESEAEGAQPAIVQMNGEVPSKRAGDQGKARGKKMPASLVDSALLDSEASVLATLDFLGQDGMEDEDNLSDEDDGLAGEEESEVKHVKKRPKMQNVDNIAMMEDDTETEEALAEFDFLVEEAENGAGEAQSHGDGPEWVQNEKEEWDVDQRLIDRLKDQYKKERKGMKSRPKRSALQQMLANLGSDDDVFSSQSSSYQGGAASSPQRAANSSGSGLSGSDSDESGLQGGSSIAFPSDSRKQIIGTDPDDESFGEELGELADLTVNNEADQNNYDISSPKEAYRKTWNAKYTLRSHFDGVRSLAFHPVDPVLITASEDHTLKLWNLQKTVPAKKATSLDVEPVYTFRAHIGPVLCLAVNSTGEQCFSGGQDSTIRCWNIPSSNIDPYDSFDQNVLNCTLEGHTNAVWGLSVHSSKMQLLSCSADGTVRLWSPGQKPPLLQSYTAEEDDGAPTSVDFVRCDPSQMVASYSSSNTYIYDIETGKQVLCINTKSASEDGGNNQINCVVNHPTLPVTITAHEDRNIRFFDNTTGKLIHSMVAHLNAVSSLAVDPNGLYLLSGSHDCSIRLWNLDSKTCVQEITAHRKKFEESIHDVAFHPSKPYIASAGADALAKVFV comes from the exons GCAAGAATAGCTTTTCTACAAGGAGAGAGGAAAGGTCAGGAAAACTTAAAACAGGACCTTGTCAGAAGAATCAAGATGTTGGAGTTTGCTCTGAAACAGGAGAG AGCGAAATATCACAAACTGAAATATGGTACAGAATTAAATCAAGAAGATCTCAAACCCCCGTCATTGGAGAAGAAAGAAG AGGATGCTGTGGATGGGGAAGTGATGCCGTCCGCTGGCAACGTGTCTTGGCGCCAAGGCAGACACCTGCTTAGACA ATACCTTCAAGAGATTGGATATACAGATACAATTATTGATGTGAGGTCAGCCAGAGTTCGCTCCCTTTTGGGGCTGCAGGCCCACGCGGCTGAGAGTGAGGCAGAGGGAGCCCAGCCCGCCATTGTTCAGATGAATGGGGAGGTGCCCAGTAAGCGGGCCGGGGACCAGGGGAAGGCCAG GGGGAAGAAGATGCCGGCTTCTTTGGTTGACTCTGCCCTGCTGGACAGTGAGGCCTCAGTTCTCGCTACACTTGACTTCCTCGGTCAAGATGGCATGGAAGATGAGGACAATCTCAG tGATGAAGATGATGGTTTAGCTGGGGAAGAGGAAAGTGAAGTCAAACATGTGAAGAAAAGACCAaag ATGCAGAATGTTGACAACATTGCCATGATGGAGGATGACACGGAGACAGAGGAAGCACTGGCGGAGTTTGACTTCCTGGTGGAGGAGGCGGAGAACGGTGCCGGTGAGGCCCAGAGTCACGGAGACGGACCGGAGTGGG TGCAAAATGAGAAAGAGGAGTGGGATGTGGACCAACGCCTGATAGATAGACTAAAAGACCAgtataaaaaggagagaaagggAATGAAGTCAA GACCAAAGCGATCAGCCTTGCAGCAAATGCTGGCCAATTTAGGATCTGACGACGATGTCTTCTCCTCGCAGTCTTCTTCCTATCAGGGTGGGGCTGCATCCAGCCCTCAGAGGGCCGCTAACTCCTCTGGCTCTGGATTGAGTGGGAGCGACAGCGATGAGTCGG gtCTACAGGGAGGAAGTTCTATCGCATTTCCATCGGATTCTCGTAAACAAATCATCGGAACAGATCCAGACGATGAAAGTTTCGGAGAAGAACTCGGGGAGTTAGCGGACCTGACTGTCAATAACGAGGCCGATCAGAATAATTATGAT ATCTCCTCCCCCAAAGAAGCTTACAGGAAAACCTGGAACGCCAAGTACACACTACGCAG TCACTTTGATGGAGTGCGGTCGCTAGCCTTCCACCCCGTGGACCCAGTCCTGATCACCGCCTCAGAGGACCACACCCTCAAACTCTGGAACTTACAGAAAACAGTCCCTGCCAAAAA AGCCACTTCATTAGATGTAGAACCAGTTTACACGTTTCGTGCACACATAGGTCCGGTGCTCTGTCTAGCCGTCAACTCCACGGGTGAGCAATGCTTCAGTGGAGGACAGGACTCAACAATCCGATGCTGGAATATACCCAGCTCCAACATAGACCCCTATGATTCTTTTG atcaaaatgttttaaactgtacCCTAGAAGGCCACACGAATGCAGTATGGGGTTTGTCTGTACACAGTTCAAAGATGCAGCTACTGTCGTGTTCGGCTGACGGGACCGTCCGACTCTGGAGTCCCGGACAGAAACCCCCGCTCCTCCAGAGCTACACAGCTGAGGAGG ATGACGGTGCGCCCACGTCAGTGGATTTCGTAAGATGTGATCCTAGCCAAATGGTTGCTTCCTACTCTTCATCCAATACATACATCTATGATATAGAAACAGGGAAGCAGGTTCTCTGTATCAACACTAAATCAGCCTCAG AAGACGGTGGCAACAACCAGATAAACTGTGTGGTGAACCACCCGACCCTCCCCGTCACTATCACCGCCCACGAGGACCGCAACATCCGGTTCTTTGACAACACCACAG GAAAATTGATACACTCCATGGTGGCACATCTGAATGCTGTGTCCAGTTTAGCAGTAGATCCTAATGGCTTATATCTGCTGTCTGGAA GCCATGATTGTTCAATAAGACTTTGGAATTTAGATAGTAAAACGTGTGTACAAGAAATAACCGCCCACAGAAAGAAGTTCGAGGAGTCTATACACGACGTGGCATTTCACCCTTCCAAGCCGTACATAGCTAGTGCTGGTGCCGACGCCCTGGCCAAAGTGTTTGTCTGA
- the LOC128175635 gene encoding striatin-3-like isoform X3 translates to MNDGEGPGSQHAGQLGPVSGAMGMMTKQQADDVGQRPQYSMPGILHFLQTEWARFEMERSQWEVERAELQARIAFLQGERKGQENLKQDLVRRIKMLEFALKQERAKYHKLKYGTELNQEDLKPPSLEKKEEDAVDGEVMPSAGNVSWRQGRHLLRQYLQEIGYTDTIIDVRSARVRSLLGLQAHAAESEAEGAQPAIVQMNGEVPSKRAGDQGKARGKKMPASLVDSALLDSEASVLATLDFLGQDGMEDEDNLSDEDDGLAGEEESEVKHVKKRPKMQNVDNIAMMEDDTETEEALAEFDFLVEEAENGAGEAQSHGDGPEWGPKRSALQQMLANLGSDDDVFSSQSSSYQGGAASSPQRAANSSGSGLSGSDSDESGLQGGSSIAFPSDSRKQIIGTDPDDESFGEELGELADLTVNNEADQNNYDISSPKEAYRKTWNAKYTLRSHFDGVRSLAFHPVDPVLITASEDHTLKLWNLQKTVPAKKATSLDVEPVYTFRAHIGPVLCLAVNSTGEQCFSGGQDSTIRCWNIPSSNIDPYDSFDQNVLNCTLEGHTNAVWGLSVHSSKMQLLSCSADGTVRLWSPGQKPPLLQSYTAEEDDGAPTSVDFVRCDPSQMVASYSSSNTYIYDIETGKQVLCINTKSASEDGGNNQINCVVNHPTLPVTITAHEDRNIRFFDNTTGKLIHSMVAHLNAVSSLAVDPNGLYLLSGSHDCSIRLWNLDSKTCVQEITAHRKKFEESIHDVAFHPSKPYIASAGADALAKVFV, encoded by the exons GCAAGAATAGCTTTTCTACAAGGAGAGAGGAAAGGTCAGGAAAACTTAAAACAGGACCTTGTCAGAAGAATCAAGATGTTGGAGTTTGCTCTGAAACAGGAGAG AGCGAAATATCACAAACTGAAATATGGTACAGAATTAAATCAAGAAGATCTCAAACCCCCGTCATTGGAGAAGAAAGAAG AGGATGCTGTGGATGGGGAAGTGATGCCGTCCGCTGGCAACGTGTCTTGGCGCCAAGGCAGACACCTGCTTAGACA ATACCTTCAAGAGATTGGATATACAGATACAATTATTGATGTGAGGTCAGCCAGAGTTCGCTCCCTTTTGGGGCTGCAGGCCCACGCGGCTGAGAGTGAGGCAGAGGGAGCCCAGCCCGCCATTGTTCAGATGAATGGGGAGGTGCCCAGTAAGCGGGCCGGGGACCAGGGGAAGGCCAG GGGGAAGAAGATGCCGGCTTCTTTGGTTGACTCTGCCCTGCTGGACAGTGAGGCCTCAGTTCTCGCTACACTTGACTTCCTCGGTCAAGATGGCATGGAAGATGAGGACAATCTCAG tGATGAAGATGATGGTTTAGCTGGGGAAGAGGAAAGTGAAGTCAAACATGTGAAGAAAAGACCAaag ATGCAGAATGTTGACAACATTGCCATGATGGAGGATGACACGGAGACAGAGGAAGCACTGGCGGAGTTTGACTTCCTGGTGGAGGAGGCGGAGAACGGTGCCGGTGAGGCCCAGAGTCACGGAGACGGACCGGAGTGGG GACCAAAGCGATCAGCCTTGCAGCAAATGCTGGCCAATTTAGGATCTGACGACGATGTCTTCTCCTCGCAGTCTTCTTCCTATCAGGGTGGGGCTGCATCCAGCCCTCAGAGGGCCGCTAACTCCTCTGGCTCTGGATTGAGTGGGAGCGACAGCGATGAGTCGG gtCTACAGGGAGGAAGTTCTATCGCATTTCCATCGGATTCTCGTAAACAAATCATCGGAACAGATCCAGACGATGAAAGTTTCGGAGAAGAACTCGGGGAGTTAGCGGACCTGACTGTCAATAACGAGGCCGATCAGAATAATTATGAT ATCTCCTCCCCCAAAGAAGCTTACAGGAAAACCTGGAACGCCAAGTACACACTACGCAG TCACTTTGATGGAGTGCGGTCGCTAGCCTTCCACCCCGTGGACCCAGTCCTGATCACCGCCTCAGAGGACCACACCCTCAAACTCTGGAACTTACAGAAAACAGTCCCTGCCAAAAA AGCCACTTCATTAGATGTAGAACCAGTTTACACGTTTCGTGCACACATAGGTCCGGTGCTCTGTCTAGCCGTCAACTCCACGGGTGAGCAATGCTTCAGTGGAGGACAGGACTCAACAATCCGATGCTGGAATATACCCAGCTCCAACATAGACCCCTATGATTCTTTTG atcaaaatgttttaaactgtacCCTAGAAGGCCACACGAATGCAGTATGGGGTTTGTCTGTACACAGTTCAAAGATGCAGCTACTGTCGTGTTCGGCTGACGGGACCGTCCGACTCTGGAGTCCCGGACAGAAACCCCCGCTCCTCCAGAGCTACACAGCTGAGGAGG ATGACGGTGCGCCCACGTCAGTGGATTTCGTAAGATGTGATCCTAGCCAAATGGTTGCTTCCTACTCTTCATCCAATACATACATCTATGATATAGAAACAGGGAAGCAGGTTCTCTGTATCAACACTAAATCAGCCTCAG AAGACGGTGGCAACAACCAGATAAACTGTGTGGTGAACCACCCGACCCTCCCCGTCACTATCACCGCCCACGAGGACCGCAACATCCGGTTCTTTGACAACACCACAG GAAAATTGATACACTCCATGGTGGCACATCTGAATGCTGTGTCCAGTTTAGCAGTAGATCCTAATGGCTTATATCTGCTGTCTGGAA GCCATGATTGTTCAATAAGACTTTGGAATTTAGATAGTAAAACGTGTGTACAAGAAATAACCGCCCACAGAAAGAAGTTCGAGGAGTCTATACACGACGTGGCATTTCACCCTTCCAAGCCGTACATAGCTAGTGCTGGTGCCGACGCCCTGGCCAAAGTGTTTGTCTGA
- the LOC128175635 gene encoding striatin-3-like isoform X7: MNDGEGPGSQHAGQLGPVSGAMGMMTKQQADDVGQRPQYSMPGILHFLQTEWARFEMERSQWEVERAELQARIAFLQGERKGQENLKQDLVRRIKMLEFALKQERAKYHKLKYGTELNQEDLKPPSLEKKEEDAVDGEVMPSAGNVSWRQGRHLLRQYLQEIGYTDTIIDVRSARVRSLLGLQAHAAESEAEGAQPAIVQMNGEVPSKRAGDQGKARGKKMPASLVDSALLDSEASVLATLDFLGQDGMEDEDNLSDEDDGLAGEEESEVKHVKKRPKMQNVDNIAMMEDDTETEEALAEFDFLVEEAENGAGEAQSHGDGPEWGLQGGSSIAFPSDSRKQIIGTDPDDESFGEELGELADLTVNNEADQNNYDISSPKEAYRKTWNAKYTLRSHFDGVRSLAFHPVDPVLITASEDHTLKLWNLQKTVPAKKATSLDVEPVYTFRAHIGPVLCLAVNSTGEQCFSGGQDSTIRCWNIPSSNIDPYDSFDQNVLNCTLEGHTNAVWGLSVHSSKMQLLSCSADGTVRLWSPGQKPPLLQSYTAEEDDGAPTSVDFVRCDPSQMVASYSSSNTYIYDIETGKQVLCINTKSASEDGGNNQINCVVNHPTLPVTITAHEDRNIRFFDNTTGKLIHSMVAHLNAVSSLAVDPNGLYLLSGSHDCSIRLWNLDSKTCVQEITAHRKKFEESIHDVAFHPSKPYIASAGADALAKVFV, from the exons GCAAGAATAGCTTTTCTACAAGGAGAGAGGAAAGGTCAGGAAAACTTAAAACAGGACCTTGTCAGAAGAATCAAGATGTTGGAGTTTGCTCTGAAACAGGAGAG AGCGAAATATCACAAACTGAAATATGGTACAGAATTAAATCAAGAAGATCTCAAACCCCCGTCATTGGAGAAGAAAGAAG AGGATGCTGTGGATGGGGAAGTGATGCCGTCCGCTGGCAACGTGTCTTGGCGCCAAGGCAGACACCTGCTTAGACA ATACCTTCAAGAGATTGGATATACAGATACAATTATTGATGTGAGGTCAGCCAGAGTTCGCTCCCTTTTGGGGCTGCAGGCCCACGCGGCTGAGAGTGAGGCAGAGGGAGCCCAGCCCGCCATTGTTCAGATGAATGGGGAGGTGCCCAGTAAGCGGGCCGGGGACCAGGGGAAGGCCAG GGGGAAGAAGATGCCGGCTTCTTTGGTTGACTCTGCCCTGCTGGACAGTGAGGCCTCAGTTCTCGCTACACTTGACTTCCTCGGTCAAGATGGCATGGAAGATGAGGACAATCTCAG tGATGAAGATGATGGTTTAGCTGGGGAAGAGGAAAGTGAAGTCAAACATGTGAAGAAAAGACCAaag ATGCAGAATGTTGACAACATTGCCATGATGGAGGATGACACGGAGACAGAGGAAGCACTGGCGGAGTTTGACTTCCTGGTGGAGGAGGCGGAGAACGGTGCCGGTGAGGCCCAGAGTCACGGAGACGGACCGGAGTGGG gtCTACAGGGAGGAAGTTCTATCGCATTTCCATCGGATTCTCGTAAACAAATCATCGGAACAGATCCAGACGATGAAAGTTTCGGAGAAGAACTCGGGGAGTTAGCGGACCTGACTGTCAATAACGAGGCCGATCAGAATAATTATGAT ATCTCCTCCCCCAAAGAAGCTTACAGGAAAACCTGGAACGCCAAGTACACACTACGCAG TCACTTTGATGGAGTGCGGTCGCTAGCCTTCCACCCCGTGGACCCAGTCCTGATCACCGCCTCAGAGGACCACACCCTCAAACTCTGGAACTTACAGAAAACAGTCCCTGCCAAAAA AGCCACTTCATTAGATGTAGAACCAGTTTACACGTTTCGTGCACACATAGGTCCGGTGCTCTGTCTAGCCGTCAACTCCACGGGTGAGCAATGCTTCAGTGGAGGACAGGACTCAACAATCCGATGCTGGAATATACCCAGCTCCAACATAGACCCCTATGATTCTTTTG atcaaaatgttttaaactgtacCCTAGAAGGCCACACGAATGCAGTATGGGGTTTGTCTGTACACAGTTCAAAGATGCAGCTACTGTCGTGTTCGGCTGACGGGACCGTCCGACTCTGGAGTCCCGGACAGAAACCCCCGCTCCTCCAGAGCTACACAGCTGAGGAGG ATGACGGTGCGCCCACGTCAGTGGATTTCGTAAGATGTGATCCTAGCCAAATGGTTGCTTCCTACTCTTCATCCAATACATACATCTATGATATAGAAACAGGGAAGCAGGTTCTCTGTATCAACACTAAATCAGCCTCAG AAGACGGTGGCAACAACCAGATAAACTGTGTGGTGAACCACCCGACCCTCCCCGTCACTATCACCGCCCACGAGGACCGCAACATCCGGTTCTTTGACAACACCACAG GAAAATTGATACACTCCATGGTGGCACATCTGAATGCTGTGTCCAGTTTAGCAGTAGATCCTAATGGCTTATATCTGCTGTCTGGAA GCCATGATTGTTCAATAAGACTTTGGAATTTAGATAGTAAAACGTGTGTACAAGAAATAACCGCCCACAGAAAGAAGTTCGAGGAGTCTATACACGACGTGGCATTTCACCCTTCCAAGCCGTACATAGCTAGTGCTGGTGCCGACGCCCTGGCCAAAGTGTTTGTCTGA